The Argopecten irradians isolate NY chromosome 6, Ai_NY, whole genome shotgun sequence genome has a window encoding:
- the LOC138325964 gene encoding uncharacterized protein isoform X2, whose protein sequence is MKMKLDSAYLLHLWIIPFLNSTFVLSADANRGHLTFNIAYPKDSFSVPLPANDMTYQLTFNSAVYGVRITHDSSDQSLPGCCWQVCVQNSNCLDTCREFRTERNITLNGFKLNISSHLKSDSDNVNCRGHVRINVMSYYCNKQTVRRNGKTEQPHEFGEEDERREHLHEFRKDDGRREQLYKHEEENLGREQLYKPEEINGRREHLYKPGEEAYIMCHGSSDGVVCKAVTCQSDGSWIPHSECLDGRCSVDTSTTSEILTSPTGSILPSNPVPVLHTDYSMDEVDTKDKPDSKVALGIVIGVFVIIVAVLLAMIFRVVYQSAMESKVEDVPRATLPSENESESHPGVQIDAIELGNPLFININGDFSESTTDDDTSYKSDGSSKSITDRSFLRNQSDTCTTGGRRHSTRQEIGFHNTTFTDDTGCFKVARLSRARALKDNLGVSHNVERDVYAVSYKQRKTSSK, encoded by the exons atgaaaatgaagCTTGATTCTGCATATCTACTCCATCTTTGGATAATACCGTTCCTCAACAGCACATTTGTTCTGAGCGCAG ACGCGAACAGAGGGCATCTTACCTTTAATATAGCATACCCCAAAGATTCTTTCAGTGTGCCCCTCCCTGCTAATGATATGACATATCAACTCACGTTTAACTCAGCAGTATATGGCGTTCGTATCACACATGACAGCAGTGATCAAAGCCTCCCAGGCTGCTGCTGGCAGGTCTGTGTCCAGAATTCCAACTGCCTGGATACTTGCCGTGAGTTCAGGACTGAGAGAAACATCACACTGAATGGATTCAAACTAAACATTTCATCACATCTGAAAAGTGACTCAGACAATGTAAACTGCCGGGGACATGTACGTATAAATGTGATgagttattattgtaataaacaaacGGTGAGGAGGAACGGGAAGACAGAGCAACCACATGAATTCGGGGAGGAGGACGAGAGGAGAGAACATCTGCATGAATTCAGGAAGGACGATGGGAGGAGAGAACAACTGTACAAACATGAGGAGGAGAACTTAGGAAGAGAACAGCTGTACAAACCTGAGGAGATAAACGGGAGGAGAGAACATCTGTACAAACCTGGGGAGGAGGCATATATAATGTGTCACGGGTCTAGTGATGGAGTAGTTTGTAAAGCAGTGACGTGCCAATCAGACGGATCCTGGATACCTCACAGTGAAT GTTTGGATGGAAGGTGTTCTGTCGACACCAGTACAACATCAGAAATACTGACTTCACCAACTGGGTCCATCCTCCCATCCAATCCAG TTCCTGTGCTCCACACCGACTATAGTATGGATGAAGTCGACACGAAAG ATAAACCAGACTCCAAAGTGGCGCTTGGAATAGTGATAGGAGTGTTCGTCATTATTGTGGCTGTTTTACTGGCCATGATATTCAG GGTTGTCTATCAATCTGCCATGGAGAGCAAAGTCGAGGATGTGCCGAGGGCAACCCTTCCATCCGAAAACGAGAGCGAATCCCACCCTGGTGTTCAGATAGACGCCATAGAATTAGGAAATCCTTTGTTTATCAACATCAATGGAGACTTCTCGGAGTCTACAACGGACGATGATACCTCTTACAAAAGTGATGGCTCATCTAAATCTATAACAGATAGGTCGTTTCTACGAAATCAAAGTGACACTTGTACGACTGGTGGCAGACGACATAGCACTAGACAGGAGATAGGTTTTCACAACACCACTTTCACTGACGACACCGGCTGTTTCAAGGTCGCCCGTTTAAGTAGAGCCAGGGCCTTGAAGGACAATTTGGGGGTCTCGCACAACGTGGAACGCGATGTATATGCTGTAAGCTACAAGCAGAGGAAAACTAGTAGTAAATGA
- the LOC138325965 gene encoding RING finger and CHY zinc finger domain-containing protein 1-like: protein MEETEDVGCQHYKRKCALVSPCCKKVYTCRVCHDDQENHQLVRQEVQEIKCLICEKVQKVARMCQNEDCTTVFGKYFCEKCRLYDDDNKKQFHCDKCGLCRVGGEENYFHCDTCGVCLAKELRNAHKCIEQASRSNCAVCLEDLHTSRIAAHIPPCGHLIHYACFKEMLKTGNYACPTCNHSMVKMDNVWDHIDEEIANTPMPDEYKDYIVHILCRDCHKESAVLFHVLGLKCQECGSYNTCRTAEPQNEEENNSKPANTDGSGDSASGTTSTS, encoded by the exons ATGGAGGAGACTGAAGATGTTGGATGTCAACATTACAAAAGGAAATGTGCACTTGTG tcACCATGTTGCAAAAAAGTGTACACATGTAGAGTGTGTCATGATGATCAAGAGAATCACCAACTTGTGAGACAAGAAGTTCAAGAAATCAAATGTCTGATTTGTGAAAAGGTTCAGAAA GTGGCTAGAATGTGTCAGAATGAGGATTGTACTACAGTGTTTGGGAAATATTTCTGTGAGAAATGTCGGCTATACGACGACGACAACAAGAAACAGTTCCATTGTGATAAGTGCGGTCTATGCAG ggtGGGTGGAGAGGAGAACTACTTTCATTGTGATACGTGTGGTGTGTGTCTGGCCAAAGAATTGAGGAATGCTCACAAG tgtattgAGCAGGCATCTCGCTCTAACTGTGCTGTGTGTCTAGAGGACCTACATACGTCAAGAATAGCGGCTCACATACCCCCATGTGGTCATCTTATCCATTA TGCATGTTTTAAGGAAATGTTGAAAACTGG GAACTATGCTTGTCCTACCTGTAACCATTCTATGGTGAAGATGGACAACGTGTGGGACCACATCGACGAGGAGATTGCCAACACACCGATGCCTGACGAATACAAAGATTACATAGTACACATACTCTGTCGGGATTGTCACAAG GAGAGTGCAGTACTGTTTCATGTGCTTGGGCTGAAATGTCAGGAATGTGGGTCATACAACACATGTAGAACGGCAGAGCCTCAAAATGAGGAGGAGAACAACTCAAAACCAGCTAACACTGATGGATCAGGAGATTCTGCCTCTGGTACTACTTCAACATCCTAG
- the LOC138325964 gene encoding serine-rich adhesin for platelets-like isoform X1, with product MKMKLDSAYLLHLWIIPFLNSTFVLSADANRGHLTFNIAYPKDSFSVPLPANDMTYQLTFNSAVYGVRITHDSSDQSLPGCCWQVCVQNSNCLDTCREFRTERNITLNGFKLNISSHLKSDSDNVNCRGHVRINVMSYYCNKQTVRRNGKTEQPHEFGEEDERREHLHEFRKDDGRREQLYKHEEENLGREQLYKPEEINGRREHLYKPGEEAYIMCHGSSDGVVCKAVTCQSDGSWIPHSECLDGRCSVDTSTTSEILTSPTGSILPSNPGTFNTTATLSIPGSSSLFSPSPSLFSSSPSLFSSSPSLSSSSSSLLPSSPRLDQTISGSIPLTLSSFFVGSSELSPAVIELSRVTAATMIYATSISSSSLDSSSLKGLSLSSKLLTIRNSSINTESKTTLNVEQTILASTNENQIKTISPTPASFYQSESLSHLTNDSALLYSMNTSDWVSSSHITKVPVLHTDYSMDEVDTKDKPDSKVALGIVIGVFVIIVAVLLAMIFRVVYQSAMESKVEDVPRATLPSENESESHPGVQIDAIELGNPLFININGDFSESTTDDDTSYKSDGSSKSITDRSFLRNQSDTCTTGGRRHSTRQEIGFHNTTFTDDTGCFKVARLSRARALKDNLGVSHNVERDVYAVSYKQRKTSSK from the exons atgaaaatgaagCTTGATTCTGCATATCTACTCCATCTTTGGATAATACCGTTCCTCAACAGCACATTTGTTCTGAGCGCAG ACGCGAACAGAGGGCATCTTACCTTTAATATAGCATACCCCAAAGATTCTTTCAGTGTGCCCCTCCCTGCTAATGATATGACATATCAACTCACGTTTAACTCAGCAGTATATGGCGTTCGTATCACACATGACAGCAGTGATCAAAGCCTCCCAGGCTGCTGCTGGCAGGTCTGTGTCCAGAATTCCAACTGCCTGGATACTTGCCGTGAGTTCAGGACTGAGAGAAACATCACACTGAATGGATTCAAACTAAACATTTCATCACATCTGAAAAGTGACTCAGACAATGTAAACTGCCGGGGACATGTACGTATAAATGTGATgagttattattgtaataaacaaacGGTGAGGAGGAACGGGAAGACAGAGCAACCACATGAATTCGGGGAGGAGGACGAGAGGAGAGAACATCTGCATGAATTCAGGAAGGACGATGGGAGGAGAGAACAACTGTACAAACATGAGGAGGAGAACTTAGGAAGAGAACAGCTGTACAAACCTGAGGAGATAAACGGGAGGAGAGAACATCTGTACAAACCTGGGGAGGAGGCATATATAATGTGTCACGGGTCTAGTGATGGAGTAGTTTGTAAAGCAGTGACGTGCCAATCAGACGGATCCTGGATACCTCACAGTGAAT GTTTGGATGGAAGGTGTTCTGTCGACACCAGTACAACATCAGAAATACTGACTTCACCAACTGGGTCCATCCTCCCATCCAATCCAGGTACGTTCAACACTACTGCTACGCTCAGTATTCCTGGCTCATCATCGCTTTTCTCGCCCTCACCATCGCTTTTCTCGTCCTCACCGTCGCTCTTCTCGTCCTCACCATCGCTCTCCTCGTCCTCATCATCGCTTCTCCCGTCCTCACCTCGTCTGGATCAGACGATATCAGGATCCATTCCTCTAACGTTGTCATCATTTTTTGTGGGAAGTAGTGAGCTTTCGCCAGCCGTGATAGAACTAAGCAGGGTGACAGCTGCCACGATGATATATGCTACGTCAATATCATCCAGTTCTTTAGATTCCAGTTCATTAAAAGGTCTATCATTGTCTTCAAAACTGCTTACAATCAGAAACTCAAGTATTAACACCGAAAGTAAGACTACTTTAAATGTCGAACAAACGATATTGGCATCAACTaatgaaaatcaaattaaaactatCAGTCCAACACCCGCAAGTTTCTACCAGTCAGAAAGCTTATCACATCTGACCAATGACAGCGCGCTTCTATACAGCATGAACACATCTGATTGGGTCAGCTCTTCACATATCACAAAAG TTCCTGTGCTCCACACCGACTATAGTATGGATGAAGTCGACACGAAAG ATAAACCAGACTCCAAAGTGGCGCTTGGAATAGTGATAGGAGTGTTCGTCATTATTGTGGCTGTTTTACTGGCCATGATATTCAG GGTTGTCTATCAATCTGCCATGGAGAGCAAAGTCGAGGATGTGCCGAGGGCAACCCTTCCATCCGAAAACGAGAGCGAATCCCACCCTGGTGTTCAGATAGACGCCATAGAATTAGGAAATCCTTTGTTTATCAACATCAATGGAGACTTCTCGGAGTCTACAACGGACGATGATACCTCTTACAAAAGTGATGGCTCATCTAAATCTATAACAGATAGGTCGTTTCTACGAAATCAAAGTGACACTTGTACGACTGGTGGCAGACGACATAGCACTAGACAGGAGATAGGTTTTCACAACACCACTTTCACTGACGACACCGGCTGTTTCAAGGTCGCCCGTTTAAGTAGAGCCAGGGCCTTGAAGGACAATTTGGGGGTCTCGCACAACGTGGAACGCGATGTATATGCTGTAAGCTACAAGCAGAGGAAAACTAGTAGTAAATGA